A genome region from Proteus vulgaris includes the following:
- a CDS encoding 2-hydroxyacid dehydrogenase yields MKIVSYSTKHYDRKHMEWVNQHNGYHYDIEYFDFNLTEQTAKNAVGADAVCIFVNDDANRAVLQELAGLNIRILALRCAGFNNVDLKAAAELGITVVRVPAYSPEAIAEHAVGMMLSLNRRIHRAYQRTRDANFSLEGLTGFNMHNRTAGIIGTGKIGLATLRILKGFGMKLLAYDPYPNQAVLDLGAEYVDLPTLYANSNVISLHCPLTADNHHLLNETAFAQMKNGVMIINTSRGALIDSAAAINALKQGKIGALGMDVYENERDLFFEDKSNDVIQDDVFRRLSSCHNVLFTGHQAFLTEEALISISETTLHNIKDVASGNECVNQVKA; encoded by the coding sequence ATGAAAATCGTTTCCTATAGTACTAAACATTATGATCGTAAGCACATGGAATGGGTTAATCAACATAATGGATATCATTATGATATTGAATATTTCGATTTTAATTTGACAGAACAAACCGCAAAAAATGCCGTTGGCGCTGATGCTGTTTGTATTTTCGTCAATGACGATGCAAATCGTGCGGTTTTACAAGAGCTTGCTGGTCTTAATATCCGTATCCTTGCATTACGTTGTGCAGGATTCAATAACGTCGACTTAAAAGCTGCGGCTGAATTAGGTATAACTGTTGTCCGTGTTCCAGCTTACTCGCCAGAGGCTATTGCAGAACATGCTGTTGGTATGATGCTCTCACTTAATCGTCGTATACACAGAGCTTATCAACGTACTCGTGATGCTAACTTCTCATTAGAAGGCTTAACTGGCTTTAATATGCATAATCGTACTGCTGGGATTATCGGTACAGGTAAAATAGGATTAGCGACATTACGCATATTAAAAGGCTTTGGCATGAAGTTACTTGCTTATGATCCTTATCCAAATCAAGCCGTACTTGATTTAGGTGCTGAATATGTCGATCTACCAACACTCTATGCAAACTCTAACGTGATTTCGTTACACTGCCCATTAACCGCAGATAACCATCATCTATTAAATGAAACTGCTTTTGCACAAATGAAAAATGGTGTGATGATTATTAACACCAGTCGAGGCGCTTTAATTGATTCTGCGGCTGCCATTAATGCACTAAAACAAGGCAAAATTGGTGCACTAGGAATGGACGTCTATGAAAATGAACGCGATCTTTTCTTTGAAGATAAATCAAATGACGTTATTCAAGATGATGTTTTCCGTCGACTTTCTTCTTGTCACAACGTGTTGTTCACTGGACACCAAGCCTTCCTAACAGAAGAAGCATTAATTAGTATTAGTGAAACAACGCTGCATAATATTAAAGATGTGGCCTCAGGTAATGAGTGTGTTAATCAGGTCAAAGCGTAG
- a CDS encoding methyl-accepting chemotaxis protein, with protein MFKNISIEKTVKVMLAILFALIMSIIYFSYDASSRSYNNFVSSNSLSQQMLLMGKARYQMAVIRANINGLDGQLRVNEKPSAKYFHQTAEYIEITREEIHRWSDTEKLTLEGRELADDMTKRFDELLDIFTGALDRLRKGELTTHSASAKMDELNDITMQYYAVANSIENSYIDIAKTSQERLILVSITTSILVILLFIIILRWFSHTFIGNIRILINIFSKMSQGDLSMRVDNHGTNEFGQLFNEMNKMKNSLSHMISSVKNAVNTISVSASEIATGNTDLSSRTEEQASALQETVASMEQIKTTVEKNADNSREASKLALTATASAQNGENVMDSVIETMSSISESAKKIADINDIINSIANQTNILSLNAAVEAARAGEQGRGFTVVASEVRSLASRSAEAAKEINELITHSVNKVHIGSQQVAQAGRSMSEIVTTINQVNDFMQQIALASNEQSMGINQIALAVSEMDTVTQQNAALVEESAAITANMDDEAHQLAKLVSQFKVDEEKKTRSHFEPTKSIELIDNQ; from the coding sequence ATGTTTAAAAATATCAGTATAGAAAAGACCGTTAAGGTCATGCTGGCCATTTTATTTGCGTTGATTATGAGCATTATTTATTTTAGTTATGATGCTTCCTCTCGATCTTATAATAATTTTGTTTCATCAAATAGCTTAAGCCAGCAAATGCTACTTATGGGTAAAGCGCGATATCAAATGGCCGTGATCAGAGCAAATATTAATGGATTAGATGGACAATTACGGGTTAATGAAAAGCCCTCAGCAAAATATTTTCACCAAACCGCAGAATATATTGAAATAACGCGTGAAGAGATCCACCGTTGGTCAGATACAGAAAAACTGACCTTAGAAGGACGAGAATTAGCGGATGATATGACAAAGCGTTTTGATGAATTGCTTGATATCTTCACTGGTGCACTAGATAGACTACGTAAAGGTGAGCTAACAACACACTCCGCCAGTGCTAAAATGGATGAACTAAATGATATTACTATGCAATATTATGCCGTTGCTAATAGTATTGAGAATAGCTACATCGATATTGCAAAAACATCTCAAGAACGTTTAATACTGGTATCAATCACGACAAGCATTCTTGTTATTCTTTTATTTATTATTATATTGCGTTGGTTCTCCCATACTTTTATTGGCAATATCAGAATATTAATCAATATCTTTAGTAAAATGAGCCAAGGCGATTTAAGTATGCGTGTAGATAATCATGGTACTAATGAATTTGGTCAGTTATTCAACGAAATGAATAAGATGAAGAATTCATTAAGTCATATGATTTCTTCCGTGAAAAATGCGGTTAATACCATCAGCGTGAGTGCAAGCGAGATAGCGACAGGAAATACCGATTTATCTTCCCGTACTGAAGAGCAGGCTAGTGCATTGCAAGAAACTGTTGCGAGCATGGAGCAAATTAAAACAACAGTTGAGAAAAATGCAGATAATTCACGTGAAGCAAGCAAACTCGCACTAACAGCAACGGCATCTGCCCAAAATGGCGAAAATGTGATGGATAGTGTGATCGAGACGATGTCCTCCATCTCTGAAAGTGCGAAGAAAATTGCAGATATCAATGACATTATTAATAGCATTGCCAATCAAACGAATATTTTGTCATTGAATGCCGCTGTTGAAGCCGCGAGAGCTGGTGAGCAAGGTAGAGGATTTACTGTTGTGGCATCTGAAGTGCGTAGTTTAGCCAGCCGTAGTGCGGAAGCTGCGAAAGAGATCAATGAGTTGATTACACATTCTGTTAATAAAGTGCATATTGGTTCGCAGCAGGTTGCTCAAGCTGGGCGTTCAATGTCAGAGATCGTTACAACCATCAATCAGGTAAATGACTTTATGCAACAGATTGCACTTGCTTCTAATGAGCAAAGCATGGGGATTAACCAAATCGCGTTGGCGGTCAGTGAAATGGATACTGTTACTCAGCAAAATGCCGCATTGGTTGAGGAATCAGCGGCTATAACAGCGAATATGGATGATGAAGCTCATCAATTAGCTAAATTGGTTTCACAATTTAAAGTCGATGAAGAGAAAAAGACTCGTTCACACTTTGAACCTACGAAATCAATAGAACTTATTGATAATCAATAA
- a CDS encoding NUDIX hydrolase — protein MTIEVPKSHFTATGIVFNEQGKFLLHLHSKIGCWLPPGGHIEENEEPQDAVLREIEEETGLLCECLCYQPEFSLNLNNHDVIELVKPLAILKEPIHDKKQGFHYHIDMIYLCKPLKNSQLTNKSFQWFSLEEIKKIETPLDVIRLIELTEKLLIEKII, from the coding sequence ATGACAATAGAAGTGCCTAAGAGTCATTTCACCGCAACGGGTATTGTCTTTAATGAGCAGGGCAAATTTCTTCTCCATTTACATTCTAAAATTGGTTGTTGGTTACCCCCAGGTGGTCATATAGAAGAAAATGAAGAGCCACAAGATGCAGTATTAAGAGAAATTGAAGAAGAAACAGGTTTATTGTGTGAGTGCCTTTGCTATCAACCTGAATTTAGCCTTAACCTAAATAACCATGATGTTATTGAGCTTGTAAAACCGCTCGCCATTTTAAAAGAACCTATTCACGATAAAAAGCAAGGGTTTCATTATCACATCGATATGATTTATCTTTGTAAACCGTTAAAAAATAGCCAATTAACAAATAAATCTTTCCAATGGTTTTCTTTGGAAGAAATAAAAAAAATAGAAACACCATTAGATGTGATAAGACTTATTGAACTAACTGAAAAACTATTAATAGAAAAAATTATTTAA
- a CDS encoding TetR family transcriptional regulator: MKIKSRQQENSEQTRAALREAAQELFINQSYCDVSVDEISRHARVTKGAFYHHFSNKKALLKECYLFQVDKVVEKLVQIPIYDDKWQELDAIFSFCVDHIYQHKDKLIPLQEIISVLGWKEWDEIDSQILIPRIKKCVDILYDKQEICTYSPDIVVNLIYGFVTHIAINLKNEATLPENACKDFKTIFSDFLMGIKQSSINAKGHN, translated from the coding sequence ATGAAAATAAAATCACGGCAACAAGAGAATTCAGAGCAAACGCGTGCAGCATTACGTGAAGCCGCACAAGAACTATTTATAAATCAGAGTTATTGCGATGTTTCTGTCGATGAAATATCACGTCATGCAAGAGTAACGAAAGGGGCTTTTTATCACCACTTTAGTAATAAAAAAGCCCTATTAAAAGAGTGCTACCTTTTTCAGGTTGATAAAGTCGTTGAAAAACTCGTGCAAATTCCTATCTATGATGATAAGTGGCAAGAGTTAGACGCTATTTTTAGTTTCTGTGTTGATCATATTTATCAACATAAAGATAAGCTTATTCCCTTACAAGAAATAATTTCCGTCTTAGGCTGGAAGGAGTGGGACGAAATTGATTCACAAATTCTTATCCCTCGAATTAAAAAATGTGTAGATATTCTTTATGACAAACAGGAAATTTGTACCTATTCTCCTGATATTGTGGTGAATTTAATTTATGGATTTGTTACACATATTGCGATTAATTTAAAAAATGAAGCAACACTACCTGAAAATGCTTGTAAGGACTTTAAAACAATATTTTCTGATTTTTTAATGGGAATAAAACAATCTTCAATAAATGCCAAAGGCCATAATTAA
- a CDS encoding helix-turn-helix domain-containing protein, protein MSSQYNGLTPSNTLSTFNIEIIKELLLWIEVNLEKPLLLDDVAIRSGYTKWHLQRVFKQATGLTLASYIRGRRLTKAATELRLTKLPILTVALRYQFDSQQSFTRRFKATFGVTPTEYRKLDNLCGNNFQPPINFDVVDLPIPKIMELPESYVYGMQYQYFCSIEDIGKLHEDIRHQFWNDFLLYTDKKFSESTVLISYQPNTLRKNKIQIDYEIGLNSLDHFTKTSGFRKRVIEGGRYVRFQFKGTLEEYKQFAMKIYFYTLPALGLCRRLGADIERYICIETDVDLMELPKTLEIDYFVPIH, encoded by the coding sequence ATGTCATCTCAGTACAATGGGCTTACCCCTTCAAATACCTTATCCACCTTTAATATAGAAATTATCAAAGAACTTCTTCTCTGGATTGAGGTGAATCTGGAAAAACCGTTGCTACTTGATGATGTTGCGATCCGTTCTGGTTATACAAAATGGCACTTACAACGCGTATTTAAACAAGCAACAGGGTTAACACTTGCTTCGTATATTCGAGGAAGACGCTTAACAAAAGCGGCAACAGAATTACGTTTAACCAAATTGCCCATTCTGACTGTGGCATTGCGTTATCAGTTTGATTCTCAGCAATCATTTACACGTCGTTTTAAAGCTACATTTGGTGTAACACCAACAGAATACCGTAAACTTGATAATCTTTGTGGTAATAACTTTCAGCCGCCAATCAATTTTGATGTTGTTGATTTGCCGATCCCTAAAATTATGGAATTACCTGAAAGTTATGTTTATGGGATGCAATATCAATATTTTTGCTCTATCGAAGATATAGGAAAATTACACGAAGATATTCGCCACCAATTTTGGAATGATTTTTTACTGTATACAGATAAAAAATTTTCAGAAAGTACGGTGCTTATCTCATACCAACCTAACACATTACGTAAAAATAAAATCCAGATTGATTATGAAATTGGGTTAAATAGCTTAGATCATTTTACAAAAACCAGCGGTTTTAGAAAAAGGGTGATTGAAGGTGGACGTTATGTCAGATTTCAATTTAAAGGAACGTTAGAAGAATATAAACAATTCGCGATGAAAATTTATTTTTATACCCTGCCTGCATTAGGTTTATGTCGTCGCTTAGGTGCTGATATTGAAAGATATATCTGTATAGAAACGGATGTTGATTTAATGGAACTACCAAAAACCTTAGAAATTGATTACTTTGTTCCCATTCATTAA
- a CDS encoding acyl-CoA thioester hydrolase/BAAT C-terminal domain-containing protein — protein MRTQLLFLLSTFLLPSFASYAEISTHLLPRKDGSEISYYLDKRAEKNQTLLVLMQGSDCNSIKNNTFIQETFGQWLPNSDVLMVEKYGITAQLPYSQYEGERIDCPKSYKRHDNPTQRAEDYEAVLDNLSPQYPNIILIGGSEGATMVHLVVAKRNDIKAAIALNGGGRFFLDDVLYNVRHTTPKEHVEEALNGFQQFADAIKNNQIDDEQFISEHSKIWWQQFFTIDLLKVIKSNQHTPILIIQTLNDTNVNVDAFYQLSQDINQPNVKFIKYDKLDHGFYNEQGERLTDEIISDIQQWYSQYEKQSKE, from the coding sequence ATGCGTACTCAACTTCTATTTTTACTCTCTACTTTTTTACTTCCTTCTTTTGCTAGTTATGCAGAAATATCAACACATCTACTCCCACGGAAAGATGGTAGTGAAATTAGCTATTACTTGGATAAACGCGCTGAAAAAAATCAAACTCTATTAGTATTAATGCAAGGCTCTGACTGTAACAGCATTAAAAATAACACGTTTATCCAAGAAACCTTTGGGCAATGGTTACCAAATAGTGATGTTTTAATGGTAGAAAAATACGGCATTACCGCTCAATTACCTTATTCACAATATGAAGGTGAGCGTATTGATTGTCCAAAAAGCTATAAGCGTCATGATAATCCCACACAACGAGCCGAAGATTATGAAGCTGTATTAGATAATTTATCCCCACAGTATCCGAATATTATTTTAATTGGTGGAAGTGAAGGCGCCACGATGGTGCATTTAGTGGTAGCTAAACGAAATGATATTAAAGCAGCGATTGCGTTAAATGGCGGAGGGCGTTTTTTTCTTGATGATGTTCTTTATAATGTCCGTCATACCACACCGAAAGAACACGTTGAAGAAGCTCTAAATGGCTTTCAGCAATTTGCTGACGCCATAAAAAATAATCAAATAGATGATGAACAATTTATAAGTGAACACAGTAAAATATGGTGGCAACAATTTTTTACTATCGATTTACTTAAAGTCATTAAAAGTAATCAACACACGCCCATATTAATTATTCAGACACTTAATGATACTAATGTAAATGTCGATGCATTTTATCAATTGAGCCAAGATATCAACCAGCCTAATGTGAAATTTATTAAATACGATAAGTTAGATCATGGATTTTATAATGAACAAGGTGAGCGTTTAACGGATGAAATAATCAGCGATATACAGCAGTGGTATTCTCAATATGAAAAACAATCCAAAGAATGA
- a CDS encoding DMT family transporter: MKNNPKNDLTAYLLLALVSIVWGGTFIAGRVISPEIDGLLLATLRFVIATLCLLFILFLTKTKWYKPTKKQGTVLLLLGLFGIFFYNLFFFEGLKLTQASRAAFIVACNPAMIALLSALTLKKWPSLKQFVGILFCLGGAFSIILSRSDISTPSSSSASLGDLLIAGCVLSWGIYTVFAKPVIQSIGALLTVAYSVFIGTILLLVSSLIMGRIDILIHTTFSQIDIASLLYLGIFGSALAYYFYYAGIKQIGATRAGVFIALNPITAGILGYFLLNEALSSLTLISGLLILFGIFLVNREK, from the coding sequence ATGAAAAACAATCCAAAGAATGATTTAACGGCTTATCTATTATTAGCCTTAGTCTCTATCGTTTGGGGTGGGACTTTTATTGCAGGACGAGTTATCTCGCCTGAGATAGATGGTTTATTACTCGCAACATTGCGATTTGTTATCGCGACTCTCTGTCTGCTGTTTATTTTATTTTTAACGAAAACCAAATGGTATAAGCCAACTAAAAAACAAGGTACTGTTTTACTGTTATTAGGACTATTTGGTATTTTCTTTTATAATTTATTTTTCTTTGAAGGTTTGAAATTAACACAAGCTTCTAGAGCTGCATTTATCGTTGCCTGTAATCCAGCTATGATAGCCTTGCTATCCGCTTTAACCTTAAAAAAATGGCCTTCACTCAAGCAATTTGTTGGTATTCTATTTTGCCTAGGTGGTGCTTTTTCTATTATTCTCTCTCGTAGTGATATCTCTACTCCCTCTTCATCTTCGGCTAGTTTAGGCGATTTACTTATTGCAGGCTGTGTGCTGAGTTGGGGAATTTATACTGTATTTGCAAAACCCGTTATCCAATCTATTGGCGCTTTATTAACTGTCGCATATTCTGTTTTTATAGGCACTATTTTACTATTAGTCAGCTCTTTAATAATGGGCCGTATTGATATTCTGATCCACACAACATTTTCTCAAATTGATATTGCTTCCTTGCTTTATTTAGGCATTTTTGGCTCTGCCCTTGCCTATTACTTTTATTATGCTGGGATTAAGCAAATAGGCGCGACACGCGCAGGTGTATTTATTGCGTTAAATCCGATTACAGCGGGGATCTTAGGTTATTTTTTACTAAATGAAGCGCTATCAAGTCTTACTCTAATTTCAGGTTTATTGATCTTATTTGGCATTTTTTTAGTCAATCGAGAAAAATAA
- the fetA gene encoding iron efflux ABC transporter ATP-binding subunit FetA: MESTTTLLRLDKISYQVNNKTILDNINFELQPSEFKLITGPSGCGKSTLLKIIASLLSPTKGAIFFENKDYLTLSPEGYRQQVSYCTQTPMLFGETVYDNLKFPYFLRKLSVDDKKLAHDLDYFCLPESIMKKGISELSGGEKQRISLIRNLQFMPKILLLDEITSALDEDNKTKVNDVIHHYVKDQNLAVLWVTHDQNEIKHADDVILLPSHNDA, from the coding sequence ATGGAAAGCACGACTACACTTTTACGTCTTGATAAAATAAGTTATCAAGTTAATAACAAAACTATCCTCGATAACATCAATTTTGAACTTCAACCTTCTGAATTTAAACTTATCACAGGGCCTTCAGGTTGTGGCAAAAGCACCTTACTCAAAATTATCGCTTCTCTACTCTCCCCCACAAAGGGAGCCATTTTCTTTGAAAATAAAGACTATTTAACGTTGTCACCCGAAGGATATCGCCAACAAGTTTCTTATTGCACTCAAACACCAATGTTATTTGGTGAAACTGTTTACGATAATCTTAAGTTTCCTTATTTCTTACGAAAACTCTCAGTGGATGATAAAAAGCTGGCACATGATTTGGATTATTTTTGTTTACCTGAATCCATTATGAAGAAAGGAATTAGTGAACTCTCGGGCGGTGAAAAACAGCGTATTTCACTGATAAGAAATCTACAATTTATGCCAAAAATATTATTACTTGATGAGATAACAAGCGCATTAGATGAAGATAATAAAACAAAAGTGAATGATGTTATTCACCATTATGTTAAAGATCAAAATCTTGCCGTGTTATGGGTCACTCACGATCAAAATGAAATAAAACATGCTGATGATGTGATCTTATTACCTTCTCACAATGATGCTTAA
- the fetB gene encoding iron efflux ABC transporter permease subunit FetB: MNEHTISNESLIFSLLLVLVAIFISRKEKLALEKDIIWSTARAIVQLLIVGYVLTYIFHVDHFILTFLMVLFICYNAAYNAKKRSKYVKDIFLISFTAITTGALLTLAILLLTSSIAFTPIQIIPITGMIAGNAMIATGLCYNNLGQRFQNQQQQLQEMLSLGATPKLASMSIIRDSIKSSLIPTVDAAKTVGIVSLPGMMSGLIFAGVDPLQAVKYQIMVTFMLMATASISTIIACYLTYKKFFNQRHQLINLENR; encoded by the coding sequence ATGAACGAACATACGATAAGCAATGAATCTTTGATTTTCTCGCTTTTATTAGTTCTTGTGGCTATTTTTATTAGCCGCAAAGAAAAACTCGCTTTAGAAAAAGATATTATTTGGAGTACAGCAAGAGCCATCGTCCAACTATTAATTGTTGGCTATGTCTTGACCTATATTTTCCATGTTGACCATTTTATTTTGACCTTCTTAATGGTGTTATTTATCTGCTATAACGCTGCTTATAATGCTAAAAAGCGAAGTAAATACGTTAAAGATATTTTTTTAATCTCTTTTACTGCTATTACGACTGGGGCATTATTAACGCTAGCCATTTTGTTGCTCACCAGTTCAATTGCTTTTACCCCCATTCAAATTATCCCTATCACGGGGATGATTGCGGGTAATGCAATGATAGCAACAGGGCTTTGTTATAATAATTTAGGTCAACGGTTTCAAAATCAACAACAGCAATTGCAAGAGATGTTAAGCCTTGGTGCGACACCTAAATTAGCCTCAATGAGTATTATTCGAGATAGCATTAAATCTTCATTGATCCCAACTGTTGATGCAGCAAAGACAGTGGGTATTGTCAGTTTACCCGGCATGATGTCAGGGCTCATCTTTGCGGGTGTTGATCCATTACAAGCTGTTAAGTATCAAATTATGGTGACTTTTATGTTGATGGCAACAGCCAGCATTTCAACCATTATTGCTTGCTATTTAACCTATAAGAAATTTTTTAATCAGCGCCACCAGCTTATTAATCTTGAAAACCGATAA
- a CDS encoding DUF6392 family protein, with amino-acid sequence MTIDIAGLIAQLGKKYQDVYDKNLIPYKSKPKNGSLAMKKEFLHLHFEPYGVGLSKITLTLFDKKTKQFHFPHALPFGLQPLMTQEWLHAHYGKPIRFAKKNIVMSLHLGEAEVFELPNNNQVVFIVRYPYVGDNVVISLTFELRESLEKRWDVNYTG; translated from the coding sequence ATGACAATAGATATTGCTGGGCTGATTGCTCAATTAGGAAAAAAGTATCAAGATGTTTACGATAAAAATTTAATTCCTTATAAGTCCAAACCTAAAAATGGAAGTTTGGCGATGAAAAAAGAATTTCTTCACTTACACTTTGAGCCGTATGGCGTTGGTCTAAGCAAAATCACACTGACGCTATTTGATAAAAAAACAAAGCAATTTCATTTCCCTCATGCACTTCCTTTCGGGTTACAGCCATTAATGACACAAGAGTGGTTACATGCGCATTATGGAAAACCGATCCGTTTTGCTAAAAAGAATATTGTTATGTCACTTCATTTAGGTGAAGCAGAAGTCTTTGAATTACCGAATAATAATCAGGTTGTTTTTATCGTCAGATATCCTTACGTTGGTGATAATGTGGTGATTTCGCTTACTTTTGAATTACGTGAAAGTTTAGAAAAACGATGGGATGTTAACTATACAGGTTAA
- a CDS encoding YcgN family cysteine cluster protein, with protein sequence MTQAFWQTKTLDEMSDDEWESLCDGCGQCCLHKLMDDDTDEIYFTNVACNQLNIKTCQCSNYEDRFRYEPDCIKLTRYNLPTFEWLPMTCAYRLLAEGKALQSWHPLIAGNKARMHQANISVRHIAVPETEVEDWEDHILNRPKGRG encoded by the coding sequence ATGACACAGGCTTTTTGGCAGACTAAAACATTAGATGAAATGAGTGATGATGAGTGGGAGTCACTCTGTGACGGGTGTGGACAGTGTTGTTTACACAAGTTAATGGATGATGATACTGACGAGATATACTTTACTAATGTCGCTTGTAATCAGCTAAATATTAAAACCTGCCAATGCAGTAATTACGAAGATCGTTTCCGTTATGAGCCAGATTGTATCAAGCTTACACGGTATAATTTACCCACATTTGAGTGGCTACCCATGACATGCGCGTATCGTCTGTTAGCAGAAGGTAAGGCGTTACAAAGTTGGCATCCACTGATTGCGGGTAATAAAGCAAGAATGCACCAAGCTAATATTTCTGTAAGACATATTGCGGTGCCAGAAACCGAAGTCGAAGATTGGGAAGATCATATTCTTAATCGCCCCAAAGGGCGTGGTTAG
- a CDS encoding fumarylacetoacetate hydrolase family protein translates to MYQHRDWEGALLDFPVNKVICVGSNYANHIKEMGSVRSEEPVIFIKPETAMCDIRQPIAIPKEMGAVHHEIELAVLIGQPLKQANEDRVDRAIAGFGIGLDLTLRDLQGKLKKAGQPWEKSKAFDGSAPLSGFIPVNSFGDPQNADLMLRVNDEIRQQGNSRDMLTPVLPLISYMSRFFTLRPGDVILTGTPEGVGPLESGDMLVLSVNEHQLTTRVI, encoded by the coding sequence ATGTATCAACATCGTGATTGGGAAGGTGCGTTACTTGATTTTCCTGTCAATAAAGTGATTTGCGTTGGCAGCAACTATGCCAATCACATTAAAGAGATGGGATCGGTTCGCTCAGAAGAGCCTGTGATTTTTATCAAACCAGAAACTGCTATGTGTGATATTCGCCAACCTATTGCTATTCCAAAAGAAATGGGAGCGGTTCATCACGAAATCGAACTAGCAGTACTTATTGGTCAGCCACTTAAGCAAGCAAATGAAGATAGAGTGGATCGTGCTATTGCGGGTTTCGGTATTGGTCTTGATCTCACATTACGTGACTTACAAGGTAAATTGAAAAAAGCAGGGCAACCATGGGAAAAAAGTAAAGCATTTGATGGCTCTGCACCCTTATCCGGTTTTATCCCTGTCAATTCATTTGGCGACCCACAGAATGCGGATTTAATGTTACGAGTGAATGACGAGATTCGTCAGCAGGGTAACAGTCGTGATATGCTAACCCCTGTTTTACCCCTTATCAGCTATATGTCTCGCTTTTTTACCCTACGTCCTGGTGATGTGATTTTAACGGGGACACCAGAAGGTGTTGGTCCTCTAGAATCAGGCGATATGTTGGTATTAAGTGTTAATGAACATCAGCTGACAACACGGGTTATTTAA